A single region of the Anas platyrhynchos isolate ZD024472 breed Pekin duck chromosome 6, IASCAAS_PekinDuck_T2T, whole genome shotgun sequence genome encodes:
- the PDCD11 gene encoding protein RRP5 homolog: MASIEENFPRGGIQKKPTEKTGKAPKPTTEQDNLFDVRHEEQSQKRKRNQEDLGKRKKFKADRKAGAKDNTMNIEPLTIEHLCEGMLLLGCIKEVSDFELVISLPNGLTGFVPVTQISDAYSKMLSKQVAQGEVLEDLHSLLDMYSPGMLVRCIVTSVEKSADGRRSIKLSINPKNVNRGLNASALTSGMLLSGFVSSAEDHGYLIDIGVNGTHAFLPRQKAQNYIKAVKRGPDLKIGQNLNCVIEQVKNEGRIVRLSVDRSEVAASLATEQQNWTLSNLLPGLVVKAKVQKVDPLGISLTFLSSFTGIVDFMHVDPDKSINYSPNQVVKACILSVHPTSKVVRLTLRQSFLNPGGSPNQLSNDRIGAVVEESTVKAFYKQFGAIFELDDGTHAFARLKHLSKNRKSFKPAAFKAGCKHKCRIIDYSLMDEMCILSLKYQVIGARFLQYQDIHTGDVVQGRVLALKPIGMQVKVTDGIKGLVPSLHLADVILKQPEKKYNVGDEVKCRVLECNPAEKKLFLTLKKTLIQSKLPILSKYEDAEPGLITHGFVVCAREFGCIVKFYNDVKGLVPKNELSAEPISCPDKVFQEGQVVKVMVLKCEPEQERLLLSFKLSSTSAPEGKSEHTPKKKQEVKYQIGEMVDVKVLKKKENGLEVSILEDEGNVIASLPTVYLSDFVANCKLLWHCLQEGDVLPRVMCLSDKGDRIILCRKSAVISAVQEEQVVRNFSEIQPGMLLTGYVRNVMHFGVFVEFPFGVTGLAPKVSMSDKFVTDTKDHFVVGQTVIAKVMSTDEEKQRVLLNLKVSECSSGNPAAESFSLLNQYFKEVKEIRNLLKRRESGIARSLCELMPGKELQLVVQDVKEDGSALFSGSCVKGLTVTATRYHLGDKSIAPGEKTKGLVLHVDVLTSKVYVSLREELLKQRPKQQLKENSQHSAIVQHIAEEFAIVSLETGQLAAIPIASHFNDTFRFDSEKLKVGQTIYATLKMVKVNDHGVVLAVQDPAKKNVFVRVRKESETTLEEMLAAAVTHSLSVGDIVTGTVKSVKPTHVTVAIDDKLTGSIHASRILDEVPIDSFPTHTLKAGQKVTARVIGGRDVNTHRYLPITHPHFTRSIPELSIRPSEIEGKAETLKDGTLKKPELYNVGQTVTCFVKKYNVLKNWLEVEVSPDIRGRVPHLMLSPSTKVLKHPEKNFKNGQALSATVTGTGVTETNLFLSLIGIPSLQQGTITVGVIAKMIPHVGLTITLPGGKTGKVSIFHLSDKYTENPLSDFKVGKVVRCYILANENGKIQLSLRQSRLNPRNSSKVEDPEIMSTKDVKKGQLVRGYVKSVTPSGVFFGLSASLQGRILFQNVSIYYVQKHSLYEKYLPEGKFLTAKVLGVNKKENHIELSLLPEDTGMPSVLPESLGLPRYSAEEEKREEEKREEDKEKKEEHKLKTKRRRKSSEIEQEAKPKKRKVCPTDENDSGIEVYYREEEDGDQEEEAAENKSKLRKRGEAPRLQVSTGFTWDEDMKAVDMAVLNQKEESSESEEEEENPQSKPKKQTKKEKELEKQKKEKELCKLEAALMDPSRQPQSADDFDRLVLSSPDSSILWLQYMAFHLQATEIEKARAVAERALKTICFREEQEKLNVWVALLNLENMYGTEETLMKVFERAVQYNEPLKVFQHLCDIYANSEKYKQAEELYHTMLRRFRQEKSVWLKYASFLLKQGQTEATHRLLERALKALPTKEHVDVISRFAQLEFRFGDTEHAKALFDSTLNSYPKRTDIWSIYMDIMIKHGSQKEVRDIFEKVIHLNLAPKKMKFFFKRYLDYEKKYGTEETILAVKTAALEYVEAKSSLADA; encoded by the exons ACAATTGAG cacCTTTGTgaggggatgctgctgcttggTTGTATCAAAGAGGTCAGTGACTTTGAGCTCGTCATCAGCTTGCCCAATGGACTTACAGGATTTGTGCCAGTCACACAGATCAGCGATGCCTACAGCAAAATGCTGAGCAAGCAGGTGGCCCAAGGGGAAGTCCTGGAG GACTTGCATTCTCTCTTGGACATGTATTCTCCAGGGATGCTGGTCAGATGCATTGTGACCAGTGTTGAGAAAAGTGCTGATGGACGTCGGAGCATCAAGTTGTCAATCAACCCCAAAAATGTCAATAGGGGTCTGAATGCTTCAGCACTAACATCAGGCATG CTGCTCTCTGGCTTTGTGTCTAGTGCAGAAGACCATGGCTACCTCATTGATATTGGAGTCAATGGGACTCATGCTTTTCTGCCTCGTCAGAAAGCCCAAAATTACATCAAAGCAGTCAAGAGAG GGCCTGACTTGAAAATAGGTCAGAACCTGAACTGTGTCATCGAGCAAGTAAAGAATGAGGGAAGAATTGTCCGTTTGTCTGTTGATCGATCAGAGGTTGCTGCATCCCTTGCAACAGAGCAACAGAACTGGACGCTCTCTAATTTACTGCCAGGGCTGGTGGTGAAAGCTAAAGTGCAGAAG GTAGATCCACTGGGGATCAGTCTGACCTTTCTGTCTTCCTTCACTGGCATTGTGGATTTCATGCACGTGGACCCAGATAAATCCATAAACTATTCTCCAAATCAAGTG GTGAAAGCCTGTATCCTCTCTGTTCATCCCACCTCCAAGGTGGTGCGGCTCACTCTGCGGCAGTCGTTCCTCAATCCTGGAGGATCCCCAAACCAACTCTCCAATGATCGCATTGGGGCAGTGGTGGAGGAGTCAACGGTGAAGGCTTTCTACAAGCAGTTTGGTGCCATCTTTGAGCTTGATGATGGCACTCATGCATTTGCACGG ttgaAACATCTGTCgaaaaacagaaaatccttTAAACCTGCAGCATTTAAGGCAGGATGTAAACATAAATGTCGTATCATTGACTACAGCCTGATGGACGAGATGTGTATTTTATCTCTGAAGTA TCAAGTTATTGGAGCTCGTTTTCTGCAGTACCAGGATATTCACACAGGGGATGTGGTGCAG GGCAGAGTGTTGGCTCTGAAACCTATTGGGATGCAGGTGAAAGTGACTGATGGAATTAAAGGGCTTGTGCCATCCTTGCATCTTGCTGATGTAATCCTGAAGCAGCCTGAGAAGAAGTACAACGTAGGAGACGAAGTCAAGTGTCGG GTGCTAGAGTGCAATCCTGCAGAAAAGAAGCTATTCCTTACTCTAAAGAAAACTCTTATTCAATCAAAACTTCCAATCCTCTCCAAATATGAAGATGCAGAACCAGGTCTGATCACACATGGCTTTGTGGTGTGTGCAAGGGAATTTGGCTGCATTGTGAAGTTCTACAACGATGTCAAAGGTTTGGTACCAAAGAATGAGTTGAGCGCAGAGCCCATATCTTGTCCTGATAAAGTCTTCCAGGAAGGCCAG GTTGTtaaagtaatggttttaaagtgTGAGCCCGAGCAGGAAAGGCTCTTGCTGTCCTTCAAGTTGTCAAGTACGTCTGCACCTGAGGGCAAAAGTGAACATACTCCAAAGAAGAAACAGGAAGTGAAATATCAAATAGGAGAG atggTTGATGTGAAAGtcttgaagaagaaagagaatggGCTAGAGGTTTCTATCTTAGAAGATGAAGGCAATGTGATAGCCTCTCTTCCCACAGTGTACCTCTCTGACTTTGTTGCTAACTGCAAGCTCCTGTGGCATTGTCTTCAAGAGGGAGATGTCTTGCCCAGAGTTATGTGCCTAAGTGACAAGGGGGACCGTATT ATCTTGTGCAGGAAGTCTGCGGTGATTTCTGCTGTACAGGAGGAGCAAGTTGTGAGAAATTTCTCTGAAATCCAGCCTGGGATGCTGTTGACTGGTTACGTGAGGAATGTTATGCACTTTGGAGTGTTTGTGGAGTTCCCTTTTGGTGTGACAGGACTGGCACCCAAAGTG AGCATGAGTGACAAGTTTGTGACAGACACCAAGGACCACTTTGTGGTGGGACAGACTGTGATTGCGAAGGTGATGAGCACTGATGAGGAGAAGCAGCGTGTGCTCCTTAATCTGAAGGTGTCAGAGTGCAGCTCAGGCAATCCAGCTGCAGAGAGCTTTTCCCTACTGAATCAATATTTCAAGGAGGTGAAGGAAATCAGGAACTTATTGAAAAGAAGAG AGTCTGGCATAGCCCGAAGTCTTTGTGAATTGATGCCCgggaaggagctgcagctggttgTGCAGGATGTGAAGGAGGATGGCTCAGCACTGTTCAGTGGCAGCTGTGTGAAAGGCTTGACTGTAACAGCCACTCGTTATCATTTGGGAG ATAAAAGTATTGCTCCTGGTGAGAAGACAAAGGGATTGGTTCTTCATGTGGATGTCCTCACATCCAAGGTTTATGTTTCTCTTCGAGAAGAACTGTTAAAGCAAAGACCCAAGCAA CAACTCAAAGAGAACTCCCAGCACTCTGCCATTGTGCAGCACATAGCAGAAGAGTTTGCCATCGTGTCTCTGGAAACAGGCCAGCTGGCAGCTATCCCCATAGCCTCTCACTTCAATGATACCTTCCGCTTTGACTCAGAAAAACTGAAGGTGGGACAGACAATCTATGCAACCCTAAAAATGGTGAAGGTGAATGACCATGGAGTTGTGTTAGCAGTACAAGACCCAGCAAAGAAGAATGTTTTTGTAAGGGTCCGGAAAGAATCCGAGACAACTTTAGAAGAgatgcttgctgctgctgtgacacACTCTCTTTCTGTGGGGGATATCGTCACTGGTACTGTTAAATCTGTCAAACCAACCCATGTCACAGTTGCTATTGATGACAAGTTGACAGGTTCAATCCATGCATCCCGGATTCTGGATGAAGTGCCCATAGACTCTTTTCCAACACACACTCTGAAAGCTGGACAGAAGGTGACTGCCCGGGTCATTGGAGGCAGAGATGTGAATACTCACAG GTATCTGCCCATCACCCATCCACACTTCACACGGTCTATTCCGGAGCTCAGCATTCGACCAAG TGAAATAGAAGGGAAAGCTGAAACATTGAAAGATGGCACCCTCAAGAAACCTGAACTCTACAATGTTGGACAGACAGTCACCTGTTTTGTGAAGAAG TACAATGTCCTCAAAAATTGGCTGGAGGTAGAAGTCTCCCCTGATATTCGAGGAAGAGTCCCTCATCTGATGCTGTCTCCGAGCACCAAG gtctTAAAACATCCAGAAAAGAACTTCAAAAATGGACAAGCTTTGTCTGCTACAGTGACTGGAACGGGTGTCACTGAGACAAACCTCTTCTTGTCACTCATAG gaATTCCGTCACTGCAGCAGGGTACCATCACTGTAGGTGTGATAGCAAAGATGATTCCTCACGTTGGTTTGACCATCACGCTTCCAGGTGGGAAGACTGGCAAAGTCAGTATCTTTCACCTGAGTGATAAGTACACAGAGAATCCTCTGAGTGACTTCAAAGTTGGCAAGGTTGTCAG GTGTTACATCCTCGCCAACGAGAATGGCAAAATCCAGTTATCTCTTCGGCAATCCAG gCTAAACCCAAGGAACAGCAGCAAAGTGGAGGATCCTGAAATAATGTCTACTAAAGATGTTAAGAAAGGCCAGCTAGTAAGAGGCTACGTCAAATCAGTCACTCCATCAGGTGTATTCTTTGG ctTGTCTGCATCTCTTCAGGGCCGAATCCTGTTCCAGAATGTTTCCATTTACTATGTACAGAAACACTCCTTATATGAGAAATACCTGCCTGAAGGAAAGTTTCTCACTGCCAAGGTCCTTGG tgtaaataaaaaagaaaatcacattgAGCTGTCTCTCCTGCCTGAAGACACTGGGATGCCAAGTGTCTTGCCTGAATCCCTGGGCTTGCCACGCTATAgtgcagaggaagagaaaagagaagaagagaaaagagaagaagacaaggaaaaaaaagaagagcataAACTGAAGACAAAACGGAGGAGAAAGAGTTCTGAAATTGAGCAG GaggcaaagccaaaaaaaaggaaggtcTGTCCAACAGATGAAAATGACAGTGGAATTGAGGTATATTACCGGGAAGAGGAGGATGGTGaccaggaggaagaggcagctgAAAATAAATCTAAG TTAAGGAAACGTGGTGAAGCTCCCAGGCTGCAGGTATCCACAGGCTTCACCTGGGATGAGGACATGAAAGCGGTGGATATGGCTGTACTGAATCAGAAGGAAGAAAGCTCAGagagcgaggaggaggaggagaatcCACAGTCTAAG CcgaagaaacaaacaaagaaggagaaggagctggagaagcagaaaaaggagaaagagcttTGCAAATTAGAGGCAGCTCTGATGGATCCTAGTCGTCAGCCCCAGTCAGCAGATGATTTTGACCGCCTGGTGCTGAGCAGTCCCGATAGCTCCATCCTCTGGCTGCAGTACATGGCTTTCCACCTCCAGGCTACTGAGATTGAGAAGGCCAGAGCTGTGGCAGAGAGAGCGCTTAAAACAATTTGCTTCAG GGAAGAACAAGAGAAGCTGAACGTCTGGGTTGCTCTGCTGAACTTGGAGAACATGTATGGTACTGAGGAGACACTGATGAAGGTCTTTGAGAGAGCTGTTCAATACAATGAGCCTCTGAAAGTCTTCCAGCATTTGTGTGACATCTATGCCAATTCTGAGAAGTACAAG CAAGCAGAAGAATTGTACCACACAATGCTAAGGCGTTTCCGTCAGGAGAAATCAGTGTGGCTGAAATACGCCTCTTTCCTCCTGAAGCAAGGCCAGACTGAGGCTACACACAGGCTTTTGGAGCGTGCTCTCAAGGCTCTGCCCACTAAAGAAC ATGTGGATGTTATTTCAAGGTTTGCACAACTGGAGTTCCGTTTTGGGGACACAGAACATGCCAAAGCCCTCTTCGATAGCACCCTCAACAGCTACCCCAAGCGGACAGACATCTGGTCTATCTACATGGACATCATGATCAAACAtggcagccagaaggaagtGCG GGACATCTTTGAGAAGGTCATACACCTGAACCTGGCACCAAAGAAGATGAAATTCTTCTTTAAACGCTACCTGGATTATGAGAAGAAATACGGCACAGAAGAAACTATCTTGGCTGTTAAAACAGCTGCACTAGAATATGTAGAGGCAAAGAGTTCCCTTGCTGACGCCTAA
- the CALHM2 gene encoding calcium homeostasis modulator protein 2, with protein MAALVAENFRFLSLFFKSKDVMIFNGLVALGTVGSEELFSVVAFNCPCSPARNYIYGLAAIGVPALALFLIGVIWNNHTWNLVAECHKRGTKNFSTAATFLLFGSIMGRAAVAPVTWSVISLLRGEAYICALSEFVKPSSLDKFPAEYGAEMLARFPCKDIPSNLTKFRDEVTRRLRYESQLFGWLLIGIVAVLVFLTKCLKHCCSPLSYRQEAYWSQYRANEDKLFRRTAEVHSRILAANNVKHFFGFVALDKEEKELVQEFPVEGVQPSPQWNAITGVYIYRENKGFPLYSRLHKWAKGVEGNGPTPEGHEMLFLAS; from the exons ATGGCCGCCCTTGTCGCTGAAAACTTCCGCTTCCTCTCCTTGTTCTTCAAGAGCAAAGATGTGATGATCTTCAATGGCCTGGTGGCCCTGGGCACAGTAGGTAGCGAGGAGCTCTTCTCCGTCGTTGCCTTCAACTGTCCTTGCTCCCCAGCCCGTAACTACATCTACGGGCTGGCTGCCATCGGTGTCCCAGCTCTGGCCCTCTTCCTCATCGGTGTCATCTGGAACAACCACACCTGGAACCTAGTGGCTGAGTGCCACAAGCGTGGCACCAAGAATTTCTCCACTGCTGCCACTTTCCTCCTCTTTGGCTCCATCATGGGCCGGGCGGCCGTGGCACCCGTCACCTGGTCGGTCATCTCACTGCTGCGGGGGGAGGCTTACATCTGTGCCCTCAGCGAGTTTGTCAAGCCATCCTCCCTGGACAAGTTTCCGGCTGAGTACGGAGCTGAGATGCTGGCAAGGTTCCCCTGTAAAGACATACCATCAAACCTCACCAAGTTCAGGGACGAGGTGACACGGAGGCTGAGATACGAGTCCCAG CTCTTTGGCTGGCTGCTCATCGGGATCGTCGCAGTCCTGGTTTTCCTCACCAAGTGCCTGAAGCACTGCTGTTCGCCACTGAGCTACCGGCAGGAGGCCTACTGGTCCCAGTACCGCGCCAACGAGGACAAGCTCTTTCGTCGCACAGCTGAGGTCCACTCCAGGATCCTGGCAGCCAACAACGTGAAgcatttctttggttttgtggCGTTGgacaaggaggagaaggagttGGTGCAGGAGTTCCCAGTGGAAGGTGTCCAGCCAAGCCCCCAGTGGAATGCCATCACAGGTGTCTACATCTACCGGGAGAACAAGGGCTTCCCCCTCTACAGCCGGCTCCACAAATGGGCCAAAGGGGTGGAAGGGAACGGGCCAACACCAGAGGGCCATGAAATGCTCTTTTTGGCTTCTTAA
- the CALHM1 gene encoding calcium homeostasis modulator protein 1, protein MDKFRMIFQFLQSNQESFMNGICGIMALASAQLYSAFDFNCPCLPRYNLAYGLGVLLVPPLILFLLGFVLNNNVSMLAEEWRRPRGRRGKDGAVLRYMFCSMAQRAMIAPAVWVSVTLLDGKCITCAFCTSLPVGALGNASHPGLSQEEMKRVLARIPCKEIYDGQELVANEVAVRYLRCISQALGWCFMLLMTTLAFLVRSLRPCFTQAAFLKSRYWSHYIDIERKLFDETCTEHARSFAKVCIQQFFQGMSTDMETAHCHLPKKKPTDDGEASEKLLGITDQGTMNTALKSWHRCKPPLHLHPDAPSRGNGWAGEGQAPLQPPPEPPAPRKEMAAYYSRV, encoded by the exons ATGGACAAGTTTCGGATGATCTTCCAGTTCCTCCAGTCCAACCAGGAGTCCTTCATGAACGGCATCTGTGGGATCATGGCCCTCGCCAGCGCCCAGCTGTACTCAGCCTTCGACTTCAATTGTCCCTGCCTGCCGCGCTACAACCTGGCCTACGGGCTGGGCGTCCTCCTGGTGCCCCCCCTCATCCTGTTCCTGCTGGGCTTCGTGCTGAACAACAACGTGTCCATGCTGGCGGAGGAGTGgaggcggccccggggccggcgggggaAGGACGGGGCCGTGCTGCGCTACATGTTCTGCTCCATGGCACAGCGAGCCATGATCGCCCCGGCCGTCTGGGTGTCGGTGACGCTGCTGGATGGGAAGTGCATCACATGCGCCTTCTGCACCTCGCTGCCCGTGGGGGCCCTGGGCAACGCCAGCCACCCCGGGCTCTCCCAGGAGGAGATGAAGAGGGTCCTGGCCCGCATCCCCTGCAAGGAGATTTACGATGGGCAGGAGCTCGTCGCCAACGAAGTGGCTGTCAGGTACCTGCGGTGCATCTCGCAG GCCCTGGGCTGGTGCTTCATGCTGCTGATGACCACGCTGGCTTTCTTGGTCAGATCCCTCCGGCCCTGCTTCACCCAAGCCGCCTTCCTGAAGAGCAGGTACTGGTCCCACTACATCGACATCGAGCGCAAGCTGTTCGACGAGACCTGCACCGAGCACGCCAGAAGCTTTGCCAAGGTCTGCATCCAGCAGTTCTTCCAGGGCATGAGCACGGACATGGAGACTGCTCACTGCCACCtgcccaaaaaaaaacccacggATGATGGGGAAGCTTCCGAGAAGCTCTTGGGCATCACTGACCAGGGTACCATGAACACGGCCCTGAAAAGCTGGCACAGGTGTAAGCCCCCGTTGCACCTCCACCCAGATGCCCCATCCCGTGGCAAtggctgggctggggaagggcaggcccccctgcagccccccccagagcccccagcaCCTCGGAAGGAAATGGCTGCCTACTACAGCCGGGTGTGA
- the LOC113843997 gene encoding maestro heat-like repeat-containing protein family member 2B, translating into MVVSKLGDCNHLQTSKSRGTLWLQPTSHVYVSSSKAANLLPMTRQKTAMKACNQIKAQTLSPVLDLNTLEQWAKVVNVYICTWKGCSLPATEKEQLYESLSQVLCSVASTLLDCQEEEDKQAVIGAMTPLMRVLLHKEEHWEQLLWLLHQDRTVQDASRVTKVTCGAGPGTAMGSVQVARGLRELNEQKAELSQCILLQACICPEETILFLESQLGHEREAVRVAALGLLGALARCDEPTMAEKLPQVVEAVKRVCRDPSIRVRRAVLHFIRELLSANAQSCSAWDVVGYIFSEFSQSSSRRAVGLLSAQEEGALQGLCMDVLGSLDISERDGQSKSSSLLWPRLLIYVMPAKYTGMLIPLSLCLRTLAESNELTAEHEHHELDPDVLNALLRETTLTPHNLLARLLVVAGSPFAGSDLQAAALLVLQSLHSRIHGAVGATWNSEIPLLLQYLQGKGNSPDAAEWERRLLQFLRASLETIGDDAWIKRLSCVLSQRLDSSPSSSGEKAFLYKALGTTLGACQELPHVQENLLQHLTRAQPEEPSEAQGIISLVCQAANSHFGLVLETLTTFAATSCSGRGLRVCRRRKTPQASRRAEATCCAVMLAHSSMALRACKEQLLAHVEADIAGNILLLSISSSQNLQTNLAVAQSILEVGCAIQAVGNLGSFHPVLKHKLLLILQVSAQSQGCLAGEFGAMPGSRKVSLSPVGAPERCSQCLAGVPVPGQGARALLCPVPTWQLSLAELGEDDSLGLPGSVPAPEGDSGPGAVEVRARSCGGCEAG; encoded by the exons ATGGTTGTATCTAAGCTTGGAGACTGCAACCATCTTCAAACTTCGAAatctagaggaacactttggctgcagcctacAAGTCATGTGTACGTAAGCTCCTCCAAGgcagccaatcttcttcccatgacccgCCAGAAAACAGCAATGAAGGCgtgtaaccaaattaaagcccaAACTTTAAGCCCCGTCCTggacctgaata CTCTGGAGCAGTGGGCCAAAGTGGTCAACGTTTACATCTGCACCTGGAAAGGATGCTCCTTGCCTGCTACGGAGAAGGAGCAGCTCTACGAAAGCCTTTCCCAGGTGTTGTGCTCTGTGGCAAGCACCTTGCTGGACTGccaggaggaagag GACAAGCAAGCTGTCATCGGGGCCATGACTCCCTTGATGCGTGTCCTCCTGCACAAggaggagcactgggagcagctcctctggctcCTGCACCAGGACCGGACGGTCCAAGACGCCTCCAGGGTGACCAAGGTGACGTGTGGCGCAGGGCCTGGCACGGCCATGGGGTCTGTGCAAGTGGCACGAGGGCTCAGGGAGCT AAACGAGcagaaggcagagctgagccagtgcaTCCTGCTGCAAG CTTGCATCTGCCCAGAGGAGACGATCCTGTTCCTGGAGTCCCAGCTGGGCCACGAGAGGGAGGCCGTGCGCGTGGCAGCCCTGGGTCTGCTTGGTGCTCTGGCACGCTGTGACG AGCCCACGATGGCAGAGAAGCTGCCCCAGGTGGTGGAGGCTGTCAAGCGTGTGTGCAGGGACCCCAGCATCCGG GTGAGGAGGGCAGTTCTGCACTTCATCAGGGAGCTGCTCAGTGCCAAtgcccagagctgctcagcaTGGGACGTTGTGGGCTACATCTTCAGCGAGTTCAGCCAGAGCTCAAGCAGAAGG GCTGTGGGACTCCTGTCTGCCCAGGAAGAAGGAGCTCTCCAAGGGCTGTGCATGGATGTCCTGGGGTCCCTGGACATCTCTGAGAGGGATGGCCAAAGTAAGTCCTCCTCT CTCCTGTGGCCGAGGCTGCTGATCTATGTGATGCCAGCCAAGTACACGGGCATGCTGATCCCCCTCTCGCTCTGTCTGCGCACCCTGGCTGAGAGCAATGAGCTGACAGCAGAGCACGAGCATCACGAACTGGATCCCGATGTCCTCAACGCCCTGTTGCGAG AGACGACGCTGACTCCGCACAACTTGCTGGCTCGCCTGCTGGTGGTGGCGGGGTCTCCTTTTGCGGGCAGTGACCTccaagctgctgccttgctggtgctgcagagcctccACAGCAGGATCCACGGAGCTGTGGGGGCCACGTGGAACAGCGAGattcccctgctgctgcagtacCTCCAAG GAAAGGGGAACAGCCCAGATGCTGCCGAGTGGGAGCGCCGTCTGCTTCAG TTCCTGAGGGCATCCCTGGAAACCATCGGGGACGACGCCTGGATCAAGCGCCTGAGCTGTGTGCTGAGCCAGCGGCTGGacagctctcccagcagctctggggagaaG GCTTTCCTGTACAAGGCTCTTGGGACGACGCTGGGAGCTTGTCAGGAACTCCCACACGTCCAAGagaacctgctgcagcacctgACGAGAGCACAACCTGAGGAGCCATCTGAAGCCCAG GGAATCATTTCTCTCGTCTGCCAAGCCGCCAACAGCCACTTCGGCCTGGTCTTGGAGACACTGACAACATTTGCTGCCACCTCGTGCAGTGGCCGGGGCTTGAGGGTTTGCAGACGCAGGAAG ACGCCCCAGGCCAGCAGGAGAGCTGAGGCCACTTGCTGTGCTGTCATGCTCGCCCACAGCAGCATGGCACTGCGTGCCTGCAAGGAACAACTGCTCGCCCACGTGGAGGCAGACATCGCGGGCAAcatcctgctgctctccatctCCAGCAGCCAG AACTTGCAGACCAATCTTGCTGTGGCGCAGAGCATCCTTGAGGTCGGCTGTGCCATCCAAGCTGTGGGGAACTTGGGCAGCTTCCATCCTGTCCTGAAGCACAAGCTGCTGCTGATCCTGCAGGTGAGTGCCCAGAGCCAGGGCTGTCTTGCAGGGGAGTTTGGGGCCATGCCAGGGAGCAGGAAGGTCTCCCTCAGCCCCGTGGGAGCTCCTGAGCGCTGCAGCCAGTGTCTGGCAGGAGTGCCCGTCCCCGGGCAGGGTGCGAGAGCTCTCCTGTGCCCAGTGCCCACTTGGCAACTTTCTCTTGCAGAACTTGGTGAAGACGACTCTCTGGGACTTCCCGGCAGCGTCCCTGCACCTGAAGGTGATTCTGGCCCTGGAGCAGTGGAGGTAAGAGCGAGGAGCTGCGGGGGCTGTGAGGCAGGATGA
- the LOC113843996 gene encoding maestro heat-like repeat-containing protein family member 2B — translation MNRLLQTDDPASLCEGLSARSDASQQLQTSIHIAEMVCKNVPKEQAADFMNAIQEPFRRARGSRVRAAGNWMLTFLETWGKDIGPDVRGILSTLHTCTESMREPSFMYFVHHVVLILARHHERLTMNVILEQFVPMDRNTLELWRTLGRDSIGISVLKRLARKLRRVGDDSSQPSSPSGRLHAHQPSAESLTWPTTISWTIVSLDSARYP, via the exons ATGAACAGGCTGTTGCAGACAGATGACCCTGCGAGCTTGTGTGAGGGGCTGAGTGCTCGCAGCGACGCCTCTCAGCAGCTCCAGACCTCCATCCACATCGCAGAG ATGGTTTGCAAAAACGTCCCCAAAGAACAGGCTGCAGACTTCATGAATGCCATCCAGGAGCCCTTCCGGCGTGCCAGAGGAAGCCGCGTGCGTGCTGCAGGCAACTGGATGCTCACCTTTCTGGAAACATGGGGAAAGGACATTGGTCCAGAC GTGCGAGGAATCCTCTCCACCCTGCACACCTGCACAGAGTCCATGCGGGAGCCCTCGTTCATGTACTTCGTGCACCATGTGGTGCTGATCCTGGCCCGCCATCACGAGAGGCTCACGATGAACGTCATCCTCGAGCAGTTTGTGCCTATGGACAG AAACACACTGGAGCTGTGGAGGACTCTGGGGAGAGACAGCATTGGCATCAGTGTGCTGAAGCGCTTAGCGAGGAAGCTGAGGAGAGTGGGAGACgacagctcccagcccagctcgcCCAGTGGCAGGCTGCACGCCCACCAGCCTTCTGCGGAGTCCTTGACT